From the Peromyscus leucopus breed LL Stock chromosome 8b, UCI_PerLeu_2.1, whole genome shotgun sequence genome, one window contains:
- the LOC114686955 gene encoding LOW QUALITY PROTEIN: CMRF35-like molecule 3 (The sequence of the model RefSeq protein was modified relative to this genomic sequence to represent the inferred CDS: deleted 2 bases in 1 codon), translating into MLASVTTTARRGDRTMWLFPALLLFLPGCSTAQDPITGPDTVRGQEQGFLTVQCRYDSSWKDYKKYWCQGAVWRTCEILIQTDTSEQLVKKDRVSIRDDQTDFIVTVTMEDLRISDAGIYWCAIQRTGFHPHFEVNVNIDPATKTSTKIVSIIAPILTTTASTTMAPVLTTTASTMENTGNYGGTQTNTHTWPLLSSIYFKLLVFLEVPLLLSMLSAVLWVNRPQRCSGGGEDGLVKAQSSDAQ; encoded by the exons ATGTTGGCATCAGTCACCACCACGGCCAGGAGAGGAGACAGGACCATGTGGctgttccctgctctgctcctcttcctcccag GCTGCTCCACTGCTCAGGATCCAATCACAGGTCCAGACACGGTGAGAGGTCAGGAGCAGGGCTTCTTGACTGTGCAGTGCCGTTATGACTCATCCTGGAAGGATTACAAGAAGTACTGGTGCCAAGGAGCTGTTTGGAGAACATGTGAGATCCTCATTCAAACTGATACATCAGAGCAGTTGGTGAAGAAGGACCGTGTGTCCATCAGGGATGACCAGACAGACTTCATCGTCACAGTGACCATGGAGGACCTGAGGATAAGCGAT GCTGGCATTTACTGGTGTGCGATTCAGAGAACTGGATTTCATCCCCATTTTGAAGTTAATGTGAATATTGACCCAG CCACAAAAACTTCAACTAAAATAGTGTCAATCATTGCCCCAATCCTGACAACCACAGCGTCAACCACCATGGCCCCAGTCCTGACAACCACAGCGTCAACCATGGAGAACACTGGCAACTATGGAGGGACTCAAACCAACACCCACACCTG GCCCCTGCTGAGCAGCATCTACTTCAAGCTCCTGGTCTTTCTGGAGGTGCCCCTgctcctgagcatgctcagtgcaGTCCTCTGGGTAAACAGGCCTCAGAGGTGCTCTGGCGGAGGTGAAGATGGCCTGGTGAAGGCCCAGAGTTCTGATGCCCAGTAA